The following proteins are encoded in a genomic region of Brachypodium distachyon strain Bd21 chromosome 1, Brachypodium_distachyon_v3.0, whole genome shotgun sequence:
- the LOC104581708 gene encoding uncharacterized protein LOC104581708 has product MLQKLEVAASSAAISAVYSLAALHARIKEENSVDELVLLDVRLTALVVSITVRQACLGAFTEMQAPAANVNRWSGLLVPILAACLPTASAAYPHLLNTPHWTVLVFYSMLLVLIITLIVGVAAVAPFHWKCSPEAISRHATFLSFLWIIVLGTLVVCTLLPTWPLRAGAVAIGFVAVAILAVLWLYSGQRTIGDSVHE; this is encoded by the exons ATGCTACAGAAACTTGAAGTTGCTGCCTCATCAGCTGCGATATCTGCTGTATATTCTCTCGCAGCTCTACATGCAAGGATTAAAGAGGAGAATTCTGTAGATGAGTTGGTTTTACTGGATGTTCGCTTAACAGCTCTCGTGGTTTCTATCACGGTGCGACAAGCCTGTCTAGGAGCATTCACAGAAATGCAAGCACCGGCAGCTAAT GTCAACAGATGGTCAGGTTTACTCGTTCCCATTCTAGCCGCGTGCCTTCCTACCGCTTCCGCTGCCTATCCTCACCTTTTGAACACACCACATTGGACTGTGTTAGTCTTCTACAGCATGCTTCTGGTACTGATTATTACCCTGATTGTTGGCGTGGCTGCAGTAGCACCTTTCCACTGGAAGTGCAGCCCAGAAGCAATTAGTCGTCATGCTACATTTCTATCTTTCTTATGGATAATAGTTTTGGGAACATTGGTTGTGTGTACCTTGTTACCCACCTGGCCTCTCCGTGCTGGCGCTGTCGCGATTGGATTTGTAGCTGTCGCTATTTTGGCTGTCCTCTGGTTGTATAGCGGGCAGCGCACTATAGGTGATTCTGTTCATGAGTGA
- the LOC104581709 gene encoding uncharacterized protein LOC104581709 isoform X2: protein MGLFEGRSGLYRISKEVELSVLTHPVELRIVSKNIENELKYCGYKYIHQGMYIIGVKGMTRKKLGANVLITLLDKRCGLVDKASLGFMEGDMNENRLITDIAPDLMMPVKEFIDKMSFGFRTKGYEEFKCTNLLVSIEFIGRLTNKSRSKYRVNVDDVIESMQSKGIKFMSPLKISSEERAGEEWKISELIEKKELKQPNNYISYQNCEGTSSIRFTNYKTATMDDTESFVSESEFSENKNSGASEYMEKADLDDEIIHYEGKLKHIECEYNNSMTKDWPKIREKELVFIREIARLKRLKKLRKSMPLVVQSY, encoded by the coding sequence ATGGGATTGTTTGAAGGAAGAAGTGGATTGTATAGAATATCCAAAGAAGTAGAGTTAAGTGTGTTAACACATCCAGTTGAATTAAGAATTGTGAGCAAGAATATtgaaaatgaactaaaatatTGTGGGTATAAATATATTCATCAAGGTATGTATATCATAGGAGTCAAAGGAAtgacaagaaagaaattagGAGCGAATGTATTAATAACACTATTAGACAAAAGATGTGGATTAGTAGATAAAGCTTCATTAGGCTTCATGGAAGGAGACATGAATGAAAATAGATTAATAACCGATATAGCCCCAGATTTAATGATGCCTGTGAAGGAATTTATTGATAAAATGAGTTTTGGGTTCCGGACTAAAGGATATGAAGAATTTAAATGTACAAATTTATTAGTAAGTATAGAATTTATAGGAAGACTAACTAACAAAAGCCGCTCTAAATATAGAGTAAATGTAGATGATGTAATTGAAAGCATGCAATCAAAAGGTATAAAATTCATGAGTCCTCTTAAAATAAGCTCTGAAGAAAGAGCAGGAGAAGAATGGAAAATAAGCGAGCTAAtagagaagaaagaattaaagcAACCTAATAACTACATAAGCTATCAAAATTGTGAAGGAACTAGTAGCATTAGATTCACAAATTATAAAACCGCAACCATGGATGATACTGAATCTTTCGTTTCTGAATCAGAGTTtagtgaaaataaaaatagtggTGCATCTGAATACATGGAAAAGGCAGATTTAGACGATGAAATAATTCATTACGAAGGAAAATTGAAACATATAGAATGTGAATATAATAATTCTATGACAAAAGATTGGCCTAAGATAAGAGAAAAGGAATTGGTTTTCATTAGAGAGATTGCAAGACttaaaagattaaaaaaattgagaaaaaGCATGCCATTAGTAGTTCAATCGTATTAA
- the LOC104581709 gene encoding uncharacterized protein LOC104581709 isoform X1: MTRKRRRAYGDSSVKSEGARERPTRAGRKWPLEKDDFQPTYIPGQYKYMGSRRRDFEKPVQFQNFRNDGAILNLAAHDPVDWPNIISIWKGLIVQIYIQNQHNIGNKVEDMITYLESFLGESAKVLWEQWVESYPNQYEELKRARSNPHNFANIISSIIITEDPDMGHTTLQNERLREIENLTLTSWKGIKEFSQHYLYNATTSKQGYNKWVVERYFNKLPDPLGSIIFEEYKKESKGNVANISQAITFVFKQLRKVCTNIQAQRSMKKSDYNFCNNIVQIPLTYGENRHRNKKYDKPQRRDNRNFRTKKIYFLRRSDNRAPYLHKRNVRRCDPRKSYDKTCRCFICNSPDHLSKTCPNKDQKRYSSKYEEQERVLIIDSVNENILVCDEEIKDDESIYSIIETDEVENETLEDKSSEDELDLIDDLAELKIEMMNQVHCEHDGIRGKCDYNMKCAFCIYYPSQENRSTCSLCLKQACASCLKARNQSWRQEIECEPKERI; this comes from the coding sequence ATGActaggaaaagaagaagagcataTGGTGATAGTTCAGTAAAGAGTgaaggagcaagagagagaccTACCAGGGCAGGTAGAAAATGGCCCTTAGAAAAAGATGACTTCCAACCAACTTATATTCCTGGACAATACAAATATATGGGATCTAGGAGAAGAGATTTTGAAAAGCCCgtacaatttcaaaattttaggaATGATGGGGCAATATTAAATCTAGCAGCCCATGACCCGGTAGATTGGCCTAATATAATTAGCATATGGAAAGGTTTAATAGTTCAGATATATATACAAAATCAGCATAATATAGGTAATAAGGTGGAAGATATGATAACATATCTTGAAAGTTTTCTAGGAGAATCTGCAAAGGTTTTATGGGAGCAATGGGTAGAGTCATATCCTAATCAATATGAAGAATTAAAAAGGGCTAGAAGTAATCCCCATAACTTTGCCAATATTATATCAAGCATAATCATAACAGAAGATCCAGATATGGGACATACCACATTGCAGAATGAGAGATTGAGAGAAATAGAAAACTTAACACTAACTAGTTGGAAAGGTATAAAAGAATTTTCTCAGCATTATTTATACAATGCTACCACTTCTAAGCAAGGATATAATAAATGGGTAGTTGAAAGATACTTCAATAAATTACCTGATCCTTTAGGATCTATAATATTTGAAGAGTATAAGAAAGAATCAAAGGGAAATGTTGCAAATATATCTCAGGCCATAACATTTGTATTTAAACAACTAAGAAAGGTATGTACGAATATACAAGCTCAAAGATCTATGAAAAAATCAGACTACAATTTCTGCAATAATATTGTTCAAATACCACTAACCTATGGAGAAAATAGgcatagaaataaaaaatatgacaaACCACAGAGGAGAGATAATAGGAACTTTAGgacaaagaaaatatatttcttaAGAAGGTCTGATAATAGAGCTCCTTATCTACATAAGAGAAATGTAAGAAGATGCGATCCTAGAAAATCTTATGATAAGACATGTAGATGTTTTATATGTAATTCACCAGATCATCTAAGTAAAACATGTCCTAATAAAGATCAGAAAAGGTACTCTAGTAAATATGAAGAGCAAGAAAGAGTGTTAATTATAGATAGCGTTAACGAGAATATCCTAGTATGTGATGAGGAAATAAAAGATGATGAGTCGATATATTCAATCATAGAAACAGATGAAGTAGAAAATGAGACTTTAGAAGATAAATCGAGCGAAGATGAATTAGACCTAATAGACGATTTAGCAGAACTAAAAATTGAAATGATGAATCAAGTACATTGTGAACACGATGGGATTAGAGGTAAATGTGATTATAACATGAAATGTGCCTTTTGTATATATTATCCAAGCCAAGAAAATAGGTCCACATGCAGCTTATGCTTAAAACAAGCGTGTGCATCTTGTTTAAAGGCTAGAAATCAAAGTTGGAGACAGGAAATAGAATGTGAACCAAAAGAACGAATATGA